Part of the Siniperca chuatsi isolate FFG_IHB_CAS linkage group LG6, ASM2008510v1, whole genome shotgun sequence genome, atctttttttttttttcccccctctatTTGTTCATGTTcgttttatttgctttctttataATGGTTTATCTTCTAGTGTTGCTTGTAAGGAAATTATGTGGTGAACTTGAAGGGATAACTTTTAATTGAGAGCAAAGATTTTAGCATCTGCTCTTCAAAAGTTCCTTTGGTTTAATAAAACCACATATCATCTGAGATGCATGAATTATCTATTAACATTTTAGGTACTACATAAAGTTGAATACTTAAACCTTAAACTTCCTTCACAAAGCTAAATGCATTTGTCACAttggtttatttttctgtgaggGGTGTTTGTGCCTTATGAAGCTACTTGTATCCCTTCTCCAGAAGCGTCAACCCCTGCCTCTGTCCCCACAGAACTATCCTCTGCACGGCAGCGAAGTCAATGGCTTCCACTCAGCCCCCACCACATACAACCACACACCCACCATCAACGGAGAAGGCATCATGGGTAAGGAACTATTAAAATGAACTTATGCAAGTATCTTGGTAGCGTCTGTCAGATTCAACTCCCATggtcatttgaatttttttattttttttctctctcccaaaAACAAATTAACGGGTCATCTGActcacattatttattttgtctctgcAGCCAACCGAGGCACCACAGCTGGCAGTTCAGGAGATGAAATTGGGAAGGCTCTTGCCTCAGTGagttcttttctgtttttgttgttggttttttaaATTAGTGCTGGGCATTAAAACAATTGCAGTACTTTCCCCAAGAGTTTTATTTCCTCTGACAAAGTGAAAATCTGTGATGTTGGACGATTCCTGTGAAGAATGAACAAATAAGTGCAAATTCGACTAAGGACGGCGACGCTGACAAAAATGTTCCATCAATGGTTTAGCATTATTTTGGTTGTTAATGGTCTGATCCAAAACAGAAGAATGTCCATTGTAAAATATACTGAAGACACATCCCAATAAGGACAAAACAGTGAAATTTAAGGACCTAATAATTGTTGTATACTGAAATGTCATGCATTGTGTTTTGTATATCTgtggatttttttaataaagaccAGGACCCTGAAAGTCATTCAGGCTgacataaaacatttcatttgccCAGCAAGGTTTAATTGTCcttataattaaataattattgatTGAATAAGAAATTATTAAGTAGGTCATATTTAATTTGCTACAACTCCTTGACTCTACAAGTTAAAGTTTTATGACATGTCATATGACTGATTCGAGATAAATATTGTGATACATATTGAATTATTATATAGAAAACATTGTATCGGATAGAATAATTTATTGTGGTGACTTGTTCTGCCATATTGCCCAGCACTAGTTTTATCCACACTGTTTGACTAAATTGCACTGAAAATCAATGTTATGTATTCTTCAGGTATGCTATAATGTTGGGGTGTATTGATCAATTCTTTCAGATTTACCCGTCGGACCACAACAGTAATAACTTCTCCTCAGCTCCATCTACTCCTGGATCTCCTCAGGCTATTGCAGGTACAGTTCAGTTCTCACATACAGATAATATGAGCGTCAAATTGTTACTACTTATGTAcgaaaagtaaaatatttccgTTTTTAATCTGTTATGTAAAGGAAATTAAAGGCAGTAAAGGGCATTATCTCCAATCACCCCATAATGTCTCACCTTAAAAACCAATATTAAGAAATCTGCATTTTcataaacacattatttattctTCAAAAGACCTTATCTTGATTGAATTTGCATCAGTTAAGTACAACCTTGCTTTGATGTATTCATGTCAACCTAACAGCTGAGTAAATTTTGCCAATCAGAAGGTTGGTAAACTGAGTTCAGGTGGTTTTATCCTGTGCTTTATTCTCActcatgcaaacacaaatttggataatatttcaatttcagCCACAGAATCAAATTTATTTAACTTGTTCAGTTTCATTGTAACCTTGTTTTTAGCACACAAAAATGAATCAGTTGAAATTGTTGGAGCAAAATTGATCCTCTGCATGTTTAATGTTCTTTAGCAGAGACACGTGTCTGCAGCTCCATCTGCTGTAAAGTTAAGAATTACCACTATACTCTAACCcaatatttctctctgcagGAGCTCAGTCTCAGTGGCAAAGACCAACCACACCCAACTATGAAggacaaccacacacactggTATGTTAAAACATTTCTCTACTACATCAAAGCTAATTTAAAGCAAGTGGTTGCCATAATAAATTCTTCTAGCCTTTGTAAGCTTATTTGAGTTAAGTGCACAGTAAAGTATGAATGCACTGTTTAAAGCATTAAATAGTttctcaaaaacattttgtgtatttataagTTCTTTCTATTATATTGCTATCTAAGTGCATGCCTCTTATATTCATATAGCAAAGTAAAATGGAGGACCGTTTGGAGGAGGCCATCCATGTACTGCGTAGCCATGCTGTGGGCCAGGGCCCTGGCTTAGAGGGTGCCCACTCCGACATGCACAGCCTACTGTCCGCAGTACACAACGGGGGCCTCGGTACCCTCTCTCCAGCTTTCCCCAATGCTAGCCTTGCCCTCAGCAACAGACATCCTGCTATGGTGAGTCACCTACTCTGCTCAAATTgtgtttcatttgtgtgtgtttgaaagagGCATAGACTAATGATGATGTATGACAACAACATGATTGGATAATTTTATCCCATACATATATATCAACACTTCCGAAACCTCTCTGCAAGGAGTTTGTTTTCATGCTGTCATAGTGGAGAGTGAGACGTGTTAGAAGTACATGCTCATTCTGTGTCAGTATCgaggtaaaaataaacatactgtgtgtttgtaacaTGGCTTACAAGAAGAGTACAATACACTTTAGGTGTTTAAGTGTGTATGGAATAACTTTAGGCTGACTTGGTACCTtgaatttatattatatttatatgttgCACAACAAACTGCCTTTTTGAATAAATTACTTTTCTGTTCTAATTAGCaagaaacattttggaaataaatgttaaaaattgcATTCCATTTTCAATGAGGaacaaaacatgtcaaacaTAGTATCATGTGTGCCATCTGCTGGTCAAAAGTAAAATTGCAAGcaattagtagtagtagtaaatagTATTTTGGGGCATCATGTTTAGTGAGTTAAATAACAATTCACATCATGGttctccaccttcaccagcagGGAGGGAAACATGAGGAGCCCACAGGCCTTCCTCCCAGCAGCACTCTTCTGCATGGCCATCACGCATCCGGACCCACACCGTCAATTGGCCAACCGGAAGGCTTTACCAGTAAGTCTGACTAAATTTCTTGTTGCTTACAGTAGAGCATGTCAATTGTTGTTCGGTGAAACTGCATAATGGCATGTCTTGTATTTTATGGAATCATTGTTTTATCTGGGTATTGATATCAAACATTTGGTTTTGTGGCAATGCctgtatacatatacagtgaTATGTATTTGAACATTCTTCAGTGATCTCTGCTTAACTTCATTAGCTTTCAACATTCATCAGTTGTATTACATCCCCTCCTCAGAGAGATTTCAGTGCTTCAGTTAACATAATCCTCACATCTATGTGTTTGTCCTTAGGTCTCCCTGGTGGTATGGCCCGCTCCACACActcctccagcagctcagacatcaaaagagaagacagagaggacgatgaaaactcatctgttgcAGACAAGTCTGATGATGAAAAGAAGGACTCCAAGGCAGCACGCAGTCGAACAAGGTAATGTGGTCCTTActctgttttcttgtctttgtaCCCTGCACTTGAATTTAACAGCAcgaaaaaactgttttagaaaGTTTTTGCTTAAAACACAAATCCAATCCAAGATTTTCTTGACACAATTGCCAAGTATGAGAATATTAAGGAACTCATTTCATAATGGAAATATCTGCTGCAAGGTTCCATATGTCAGCTGTTAAATGAGTTGCTTTTAAAAGACAATGTATATCATCTTAGTCATCTCCTCTGTGCTGTGTGTCCCACTGATTGCCCAGACTATGTTAGGTATTTAACAATGTCGAAATCCCCCTTCCCTTCATTTCACGTTTTCAGAAAGGAGGCGTTGACCCTCCAGATGCTCTCTAGCCTTTCAGACCAGAAAGATGAGTAAGTTTCTCCAATAGAGGATCGATTTCTTGTGCTTTGTGGGCTCACCCAAAGCACATGTTCATGGAGCTGGTGTCTAAAATCTGGCTTTTGATTGGCACAATCATTGTAGTAAAATTTTATGACTATCTGAAATTTATTATCCATCACTGACTTTCAGTATTTCTGTGCTGCAAAGAAGATTTGAGAATTGGatttgaaatggaaatgtatTAGGCAAAACATTTACTCCTAACAAGACAGTACAATTGGAAACCATACAACACAGCAAATCACAAAGGTTTTTTTGATGACCAAAAAGGTGCAGGCCGAAGCTACAGCTCAATATGCCTTTGCTTCTTAAAGAATATCACAACTTCTcgttaaaacattaaacacaacagcaaacaatgCACACGGAGCGTAGTATAATATTAAAAGTGAACATATGCAACTTTTGTGGGATAAACATTTTGATCAAATGATCATCTGAAGTGGGAGATCCTGCATCTAGTTTTTTCTGTATTCACTTTTATATAGTGTCCATTTAATTTCTCACACGTCTTATTTTTAGTGCATCCATTCAGTATAAAGCTCAACTGTGGGTGTACAGTCCCTGCCATTGATGCTAAACttaaagcagctaaatgctaGTCATGAGGTAGCATGAACACTAAAGTGTTTGATGGTATGTTTTGAAATTTCCTCCTGCCTGTGGCTTCAACATTTCATCTCCGTTTGTAACTAGTCAAGAGGAAGATGACGAGGACCTTCCCCCTGAGGTGAAGATAGAGCGTGAGAAGGAACGGCGAGTGGCTAACAATGCCCGTGAACGTCTCAGAGTACGGGACATCAATGAGGCATTTAAGGAGCTTGGGAGGATGTGCCAGCTGCACCTCAGCCATGACAAACCTCAGACCAAACTTCTCATCCTGCACCAAGCCGTCAATGTCATCCTCAATTTAGAACAACAAGTCAGAGGTCAGTCTGCAAGCAAGCACGTCATGGATGTGAAGCAGTTATGTTTACCTCTGTTAAatacacagtttgtttttattttatactgagAGAGCCTGTTTCtgttctccctttctctgtcaGAGCGTAACCTTAACCCCAAGGCAGCATGTTTAAAACGCCGCGAGGAGGAGAAAGTGTCTGGGGTGGTGGGTGAAGCACCCATGCAGCTCTCAGGAGGCCATCCTAGTATGGGAGGAGATGGCCACAACCCAGTTGGCCACATGTAACACCGGGTAGGCCTTGAATATTGGCTACTGAAGTAGTTATTTAGGATGTAACCCTGAGTATGGTATTTGAAACAGTtacattaaagttataatccttaagatttcagtcctggttgatttggcaacaccCATGGCTACTGGTGTTAACAGCAAGTGCAGACTCCGCCACAAACGATGAAACctactatataaaaacaaaaatagaaaatgtaaatacattgaaggGCTATTGCTGGAAAAAATACCGGCCATATATGCTatgggtttgatttcatgaaaatcttaaggattataatttACAATAAGGAATGCCCTAGTTTGTAGGAGTCAGTGGGTTCAGTAATatccttttttttgttgatgtctTTGTTATATAGGAATACCATATAATGTTTGTGGTCCttcctttttacagatctgGTGGTGTGTCCTTGGCTGTCAAAGGATGTGGCCTTAACAGATTTCTTCCACCCATtattctcagtgtgtgtgtgtatatgtggacATGTCTGTGTATTGTCCGTTCAAGTTTCAAgatgcacattcacacagtcgtacacacatgcatactgcCAAAACTGACACAGCCTGTTTGTCGCACTCCCAACCATGACTACAAGCTCAAATGTGAAGaactttttttagttttgctttgttttatacatgtaagatttttttttctcttcttggTTTCCATAAGATAATGGAACACCGGAGTACTTTTTGTCCTGCCACAAATTGGGACTTCACACACTGCCGAGAGGTGCTCTTGTGAAAGAAAGGAGacctaaacaaacacaaattaaatcaagGATTTGTGCCTAATTGTTACATGTTTTCTATTTGACATTTAAGCAAATTGCTTTACATGTGAGGAACATTTATTGTGAGGGATTGCTTATGTGTATGagcaattatttttattgtatgtcaTTCCCAGCGTGATGGTACAGTCTTACATATGTTATGTAACCAAGCCCATAGTTGAAGTTGAATTGTCTAAATTCAGTGACCTTTCCTTGATCttatcagcaaatgtttggggAAGGCGATGGAACGGTCACAAGGGAGAGGTCAAAGTTTTGACAGTCCAAAAGCAGCTTATGAAAGACGGGAACTCTGACCTACAGGTAGTCTCTGACTGAAGCCCGGTCTCATCCCACAAGGCATCTGGAGACTTGGAATACAAGACTCCTTCCTTGAAGGTTATGAATTAtccaagtggtaaaaaaaaaaaaaaaaaactgctcttGCTATTTGTTGACTACGAATTTGAGAGTTACTCCAGTAATCCCTTGTCATAGGTTCAGGTTTTTGTACTGCTTTACAAACTAAAGCATACATagacgagacaaagcacagttGTAGGCTAGGCTAGAAGTTAAGTGTCGACCTGTTGTGCATTTCAGTCCCTGAAAGTCTTGTATAAAAGCCATTTGAGACACTTGCTAAGTGATCAGCACCACTTAGTGCTCTTACTCACTTGAAATGGTTTACTGAGAATGCCAGCAGACTTAACAGCtcaagtttttttccccttaattGATGTTCtgtaaaagacaaacaaatctGGGTTCCTTTGATGGAGGGATCTCATCAGTCCGCAGTTGTTTGAAGCAGACAAGCCTTTGTGTAACGGAGGCTTTCTTTTCCTAAATGAGCATTCCCACTGAATTACAGCCCCTCACCTTCCTCCTGAGTAAGTTTGTTATCACGTTTCTTACTGAGAGAAGTGTGATGTGTAAATTCACTTCATACATTACtctgatatttttcatttttcaaaattaaatatatataaaaatatatattttttgttagtCTATACATTGTAGATTTTTTACATAAATGGCAATATTAGTTTGAAGTTTAGAGTGTATTGTAGATGAGCTGAGTAAGGGgatatttgacatttaaatgaaattgttcaaaaattaattcaaatttgaaccAGGATGGCAGAGGGCAAGGGTCAACAGATGATAAATGAAAAGCATTTGGTGTATCCTTTATTCCAGTTTTAGTTGTAAGGCATCATCATCAGCTACCCagatgaatttttttctttccatttggGGGTATGTGGACAGCGTTTGTGCCACAGTCCTGTTGAAGTGTTCTTACTTTAGCAGTGAGGCACTGAGGAAAAATGTGGGAAGGGATTTTTGTCTCTAACGGTAATTATGCAACTGGTTTTTGAATGTAGCTACCATACAAATGTGGATCACCTTCATTTTCAAAGTCgtgttcctgttttttttttttttcagtacagtatagtagttttcatttcaCCTTTTTCTAATGTCTGCTCTCAACCAAGTGGCTCTCAGTGTGCAGCTCACTTTTTTAGTAACCTGCACATTTATTTTGGAGGCAGACGTCTGTATTTGGGTGTAAGGTAATGGATAATATGGAGAACAAAACAGTGTTATTGTGACGTTATTcccatgtcatgtcatgttgtGAATGGTTTTTACCAACATGTAATCACGAATGGGAGGTAgagcattttgtgtgtttaatttctacaaaaagagatgaagaaaaagacCTATACAAATCAATAGTGTGGCCTTTTCATTCTCAAGACTTAAGATGACATGATGGGAGAGTGATACCTTATCAGTGCCTGAacttgtattttcatttaagacagttttattttgtgaacCATATCATTTCATTTATCATGGAGATTAAAGAGGTACTTGTTCATTCCCCCACCCTCCCTTCTCCTAATGCTTTTTTCAATTTTCAGGAAGAAGTTTAAATGGTATAAAGAGATTTTCTTTCAGTGTAtctagttaaataaataaatgttacgTAGATCTTCTTTAGTTTTTACTCCTTTTTTCTAATTATTCAACTGGATTATATTGTCCAAACTGCTGTTTTAGTTAAGGTCATGGGTCCAGGTCATGagttttctttctatctgcccTATATTTCTAAATCACTTGACATTACGGGGTTCAAGAGATGCTGCTTTTGGCTCGGATTGTCTGCTTTTGATGCACATTAACATGTTTCAGTGTATGTGTTCAATTTCAATGTAGGgagtgagttttatttttcgTAGTAGCTGGATCCTCTAATGACTTGGAGCATTTTAAATTTCTGTATATCAGAGTGCAAGCCCTTTGCTGCAGTGACTTTCAGTATATTTAGTCTCCAGTGACCATTTTCACCTCAGACCTTTTACTCTTCCAGCTCTTTGATGGCATTGACAGTGACTTTTTGTGAGAAGTTCTGATCACTTCTTTCAAAGAGTTGTATTTGaagttttgctttttattattacaaGATCAATAAGTGTACTGAATATTGCTGATTTGTTCCAAGGGAAAATCTGACTTGATGTCATTTAGTATTCTGTGAACATCCCAAAAGCCTACAAGCTACATACTCACATTATTTGTTTGGGGGAACCTTATTTCTCGACATGGACACCGTTTGAAATCCGCAGAAAAGCAACCTGACCACTGCAGGAGCACATAATGTTAACAGAAAATTACAATATTATGATGGAAAATGTTCAGTTGACGGACTTGAACTTGTTTTGGTATAAGAAAGCAGTAATAAAACGCTTGCTTTCAACAATTTTGTCATATCTTTGTTGAACTAAAAAGGGGGGAGACTATTGAGTGTTTAATGCATTCACAGGTCCAGAGCCTGACATTGTGGAGTGAGGACACTGTTGACTCCTGCAGGGTCCTCAGAGTGCCTCActccaactctctctctcttttttatatatatatatatatatatatatatatatatatatatatatatattttaattagttGAGAACTGTCCTGTATATAACAGTAATGTAGCAATAAATGTGCCATTTTTAATAACAGATTATACCTTTTCCAATGTCTGGCTTTTGAATATTGTAtacataaaaggaaaataaaggaaaacattGTAATAAAGGGTTTATTGTAGTTCGGAAAATgaatttgttcatattttccaTTGCTAGTAGCCGGTTAGGGAACAAATGCGTTTATGACAGTTTTATGATTATGCAACTAAGGCACCATATTAAATTCAAGACATGATACCACTTAATACTATTGATTTTATAAAGTCTATACTCTGAGGACTGGAGTATTAGTTATAGCTGGATGGTTGCCCGAAGACAGAGCACACAGTTTCGTTAAAACAAAACTCTGTTGTAAATGGAGGCATTAGAAATGGTGGCCTGAAACGACCCTGAGCTGTTGCACGCAGCCCGTTGGCTATTTTTAACAGGCATGAGAGGAGGCAGCCCAGGGTCCTTTAACAGCCATCAGCGAGAAAACATTGCATGGAGTAAAGAACTACAACTGAGAGAAGGTCAGGATGGTCCAGAAAATACTCAATAAATTCGTCGGTAGCAAGTATATTGCTGTTCTAAAGGCATGGTAAGTTAAATCAATAACAGAGGTGGAGTACGGTACTGGAAAGTatttttgtgtgcttttgtcATGTTCAAAATGATGCTGTCAACGCCTCTGTGTCCTTCTCTGTGACCGTTGGGCTTTACCAACTTTAGCTTAGCCTGCTGGTTTATGTCCTACTGTCCTACTGCTAGCTGGGCTAGTTAGCACACTCTTGCCACCTAGATAACTGAACAGCCAGGTTAATGAAGGAGGTAAGTGACAGTGGTTACATTTAAACTGTAAAgacttgtatttgtgtgtattatgtTATCTTAAATGTGTCAGAGATTGCTTGTTAAccatattaaaattattttataatttcgGGACTTACAGGTGTACGTCTCATAGTTTAGTTAGGAAATATTTGACCAGTTTATTAGTCTTATAAACCTCATAATTATGAAAATACGTGCGTTAATGcatgatgtttttatgtatttattttgtatttatgtatatgatGGTTTGCATTACAGTGACCACTGCTTAGAGTTGAAGTCAATTGTATTTaacaactgtttgtttttgtataaacaTAATGAGTACACAGCCCTGTAATTGACCTTGCAAAgtgcacacagagaaagaaagacagacttatattttataaagattattattattattatttgtaatcCATGAATCTGTTGAATAGCTAGTAAATTAAATGAGTACTAtctaatcaattatcaaaacctttttttctgtaagttgactaattaagtaattaattgACCCTTTGTTTAATCAGCAATTCACTTTTGCCCATGAGCAACAACTTAAACTGGTGGTCAGGCTAATTCATTAGATTTTGTTAGTAATCAGtaatcacaaacaaaatgaactATGAAAATTGCAACAGCTGTATACGTCGAAAACATCTGTTTTTTAAGTTcaaactgctgcagctgaaagaTCTTCAGAAGATGGTAGTTTGGTAggtagttttttaaaaataaggaCAAGTGAGTCACAACCACCATTACTGTGTCAGTTTGTGCATAGACTTCAGGAAGCGTGCATGCTGAAACTTAAAAATGTCATCCTGACCAAAGTATCTCTTGTAAGATCGTCATGCGACCTCAATTAAGGAGTATAATTATCCAAGTTGCTCTTGATATTTGTATTGCATTTAATAGTGTGGTTAAATGCCTGTGTCATTTACAAATCCCATTGGTTTCTTCCATCTAGGGTACCAAATATGGTTGCCTGGGGAACAGTTGGTGGCGTGGCGCTCATTCACTTCACAGACTGGCGATTAGTTCTAGACTATGTGCCATACATTAAAGGGAAGTTCAGCAAGGACGAGTAAAGTCCCACACAACTAAATTGTGAGTGTATTGTTATTATAACCAACACGTGTGCAACCGagctttcattcacacactgtttgCAATGTTCAGTTGGATTGTACATTAGCTTAAGCCCCACCCATGTACTCATGATAAGATGCAGACAGGTGTAGGCCATGCCAGGTGTTGGAACATCTGCAGTGCTCACTAACCAAAGCTTACTGTAGGCTGTAGGAATAATGGCCGCAGAGATCAAGCTGCTCTTGTAAGGGTGTTAGACGACAACTGTGCAGGCATGAAGGCTTTATGCTTCTGTCTAATCTAATGCTTTGCAAAGGGGTCAGACTAGCTTTAAAATAGAAACTGGGTCAGTTTATGACAAGATAGAGggttagaaaaaaaatatacattcagCAGAACCGGCCCAACAGATTTCAGTTGTATCAATTTAAATGATTCAAATGTACGTGTATAGTGGTTAGAACTTGACTGTTTTGAAAAGATCAGTTTAGATGTTTTTGATTCTGTTCATAATGAGCAATATTTTTGCTACTGACCATTTGTGCTTTCCTACAATGATCAAGTATAATATcagtattataatattattattgctaCCTAAATCCCGGACCGTATCCGTGATACCCATTCTGATGTCACACTACAGACATTATATTGACATTTCCAAGCCCTATTAaagtttttacacacacaccattccAAACACTCCCATCATCATCCCCTGAACCCCTACGTGGATGTGGTCTTGTCTGAAATCCAAACTCAGAGACAGGAAGGATGTGCTTTTCACACATTaaaacagatgtgtgtacatt contains:
- the LOC122878198 gene encoding cytochrome b-c1 complex subunit 10-like; translation: MVQKILNKFVGSKYIAVLKAWVPNMVAWGTVGGVALIHFTDWRLVLDYVPYIKGKFSKDE